A stretch of DNA from Scleropages formosus chromosome 13, fSclFor1.1, whole genome shotgun sequence:
TGTGTAAATTTTACACTTATGAAATGTTACTGCCCTTacaaatgtcaaaaacaaaatgaaaacgtCACCCTAGAACTCtaaatgataaattatattCATGAACTTCCACTTTTGGTCCCAAAGAACGAGTCTGCATGGCtatttttagttgtttttctAGTGATGAGGTCAACATTCAGTCTGCCCTGCAACCTTTCTGTTAATAAACAAAGACACAGGGCAGtgtaaagtcattttaaatcagtgtcTTTCAGTGTGCTGTACTTGAAAAGACTTTGTAGTTGAAATGAAATTACTTCATCAGAACAGTAAAACTAAATCATGTGGAGCACTAAGAATATACCCTTTAGGAATTTGGCgagaaggaaattaaaaaggTACGGTTAGTGTGCAGTGTGTTGACTACAGCTGGCATTATTTTACCTTGGGTGTCATTGGATTCACTGGAGTGTCAGGAGAGCTTCTACAGCCAAAATCATTAAATGTGAACCACACACTGAATGCAACACATCTGAAGGGTACGAAAGTTTGTGACAACGAAGAAGTGAAATCTGAGATAGCAGCTCAATTAAGGGAGGCGGGATGACATCATCATTACCGGACTGCGAGTTAAACGCACGTTCCCTTCTTCCTCCGGGCTTAAATGGCCCCACTGGGGTTTGGTGATGTTCTTTCATGTTTGAGGATCAAAGAACAGCAAGACCTCAAGGCCTCAACTATTGCCTGCTTGACAAGCTCTCCATTTTCTGCCCCGTTCTGTCACCCCGAACGTCGGCCTGCACGACACCAGGCGCGAGCTGGGAGACGTCCAGAGCAGGGCATGATGGGCGACTGGCAAGGACCTCCGATGACTGACCACAGTGCCATAGTTTGAAGTGTGCTGATGGCGCCGTTGGCACAGAAAAACACGTTATTTGGCAGTGAATGCTTCAGTGAGACGTGCATTACTGTAAAACACCAACACTAAAAAAACGACCTGTATGtgcatccatccaatttcaagaactgctttgtccttagcagggtcacggtgatccagagcctatcctggcagcaCTGGGCACAAGTCAGAagggggaacaccctggacaggatgccggtccatcgcaaggtaaccacacaaacacacacacgatcacTCACCCTCTCAcgcactaagggcaatttagagtcaccaatccgcCTTGACTATATGCTATTCgtctgtaggaggaaaccagagcacctggaggaaacccacacagacacagggagaacatgcaagctcaacacagactgagcagggattgaaccaagGTTCTCCCCCACCACCCAGGTGGCCTTTGTGCTACCCAACTATCTGTACGTAAAATATAGAAGTAACGCAGAGTTTCAAATCGTACTAAGACAAACAGCGTATTTGCCGAAATCTGCCGAGCACACGAGAGATGTAATTAATGCCACACACCATGCGCGTGCAGAGCAGGGTCAAAGCAAGAAGAAGCCCCAAAACTGAACGACCTTAGTCACAGGGACGGTGGAGCTAAAAAGGAAAACTCATCAGCTTTTACATGAAAGTACGACTGTCTAGCAAGATACTGTAAATCTCCTCACAATTAGAGTGGCAAATAATTAGATCACGGTAGCCCTCATTAAAAGTTGAACGAAACAGCACAGCTTTGATCTGGCTCTTGGCCATAATCTACTTATTAATTTATGAGGGCAGATGAGAGGGCAGAGCTGTACCAAGGTCATTAGCACATTTGCTGTGGTAACTGATAAGATCGGTTTCATTGCAGGGGTCCATCAGGGATCAGTGCAGCACCAGAGCACAGTGTACAGTTAAGATTGCTCTTTAAGGTCTAATGCTTCAACAAGGTGCGACATCGATTCCTGTGCATGAACCCTATGCAGCCGTGCTTTCCTTCACATCTGTCTCTCGTCTCGCGAAGCCCGTGAACCAGCCACATGCCGGAGCCCCGCAACTAAACCAAATGCGGTTTTCCCGGTGACCGAAAATCCCTTGAAGCAGCACTGCTAAATTTATATGCGTatggtttttttaattgtgcggactcctgctttaaaaaaacaatttaagtCCTCATCCACCCTTAACGAACCAACCGAAAGAAGAAGTATGGAGTCTAAATTTATGTACTTTCCCATATTCCCCCCCAAGCTCTTCCTTGGGAAATACTGTCGCGCTGTAATAAGACATTATTTTCCATTGGAATGTGAGTGGCCCTCGCAGAGTCACTGTGTGcgttattccatccatccatccatcatcagtcaCCATttgtccagcgcagggttgATTGTGGTCAAGAGACTATCCTGGATGCATAGAATAAGGGCAACCAGTCCATCAAAAAGCAGTGACATAAACTCAtccattaaaaatattaaaaaaaaacactaagggcaatttatagtGACCAATCCAACTGAAGCCCATCTTTGGAGCGagagaagaaacccacatgaagacagggagaacatgcaaaatccctACAGACCAAACTGGATttgaacacccccccccccccaatctacAGCCTAGGAGCTGTAAGGTACCAGCACTAGCTGCTATGCCAGCCATGCTTTATTCCAGAATCTTCTAATAAGCCCAAgaaatggtgcagcaggtcagTAGTATGGTGGAACAGATCCCAGACCATATTTTAGCCAACATGTGAATCGCAGAACAGTATTGTTTTGTAGAAGGATGCAGACAATAGAAGGCAGAGCATACAGACAAGCAGCTGGCTTCATGTCTATCTTTAAGTTGCAGCTTGTTAATTTCCCATTCATTTAGTTGCCGTGGCACCCAGACACTTTGTACTGTTAGTGGCAGATAACCTCCTTTCTCCCCTTATACAGATGTTTTGGAAAGCATCTTTGAGGAGCTGCACTTATTCAGTActgtggaaatttctggaaacgCCGGAAAAATGCCACAGCAGGAATAAATCTTTACGGGGCAAAGCAAGCGAGGGATTATTCTTCCCCCTCACAGTATGTCGGCGAATACAGCAAAGATACAGACACGCAAAATTCTTCTGAACGTCTCAATTATGAATGATTTGTGACGCAAAGGATTGAAAGTAAGGTTGGGGAAACATTTTGCAAAGTGACATTTCTACTGACAGAAAGATGTCAGATCTTTGTAGTTATTTCTTTTCAGTGTACGCGAGCTTTAAACAGGAAAGAAGTGGTAGTTAAACGCAGCCATCACTGAATGGGGCGTTTTGCTTGTAATAGAACATTTATTTGATCATTTACAAGTATAAAAAGTACCCCATTTGTAGTCTTTAATGATTTGTTTAATATCAGCCATGGGAATATCTGAGACTCAAACAGTTTCCATGGTATTCGTGTGATGCAGCTCCACCAGCGTGACCTTAGCCGCACTGCAACGGTAACCTGACGTTAATCTCCATGCGCAGTCTTCCCTCAAAGATGCCCCACTCGTACcgcaaggagccagtgtacttcttttttcataattaaattcTTTCCAGTACAAAATATGATAAACATCACAATTAGATATCCAAATAAGAGAATCAGTTGAGACCATTTCAATTTCTTTGCAAGAAAATTAAAAGCGATGTTCTCCATTTGAACTGTGCTATGTTTCCTAAAAGGCCAGATTTTACTCCTGAGGGTTATAGTGAGTTTTATTTATCCTGACAGTGGCAAAAGAGATACATACATATTACGGACAGCAATCATCTATTATGCACTGTACTGTTTCATGGAGAAGAAAgaatacagtaaacacacaattaaataaaaagtttttatttctgtaaaaataggAAAATTATCAGGCTTATCTGGTTCCTTTTGTATATTAAGGTGGCTTGTTCGATATCCTGATACGCTTTATAGTTTAAATTTTACTTACGTCTTTATTTTTGGCATTTGTACCAATGAATCATTTAAAATTggataaaaactaaaaatgttctCCATATTCCTTTGCCTGGTAAACCGGCAGAAATTTTTGTAATCATTTCTCTGTGATACTGTTATGATTCACCAAGAAATACATTCATAATAAGGGATTGCTGTTAATATCTAGCACAAAGTACTCATTAGAAAATACCAAAGATATGCAGATATTTTGTAGAAAACTTCTCTTAAAGCTTTTCTCCAgcctctttcattttttaacgTCTGAGCTGTCACACCCCTCCGCCACACATGTGAGAAACCCGGTGTCATCAAATCCAGGTGCAGAAATGCTTAGGATAATTATTGCATGGcactatttaaaatgaaaataagtgatGCTTCTGAAGATTTTCTCTTCGGGGAACAGCCACTGTACCCAATGTGGTTATTTTCAGGAACAGGGACGGCCAAATTTCTGCTCCAGGATTGTTTCCATTATGTGTACGCTCTGGAATATGAAAAAGGAAACTGATgttaatatagaaaaaaaaacacaaaccacaaCTCCAAATGCTCTGGCTTCATGTCATCTAGGGATCTGAGCTCTCTCAGTCAAAGTACCCAATTTATGGCTGCCTTTGTCCTCTTTTCCCCAACTACCTCACCTGCCATATGGTCATTGCCCACATTGTCCACCATATGTGGCTCGAGAAAGACACAGAACAGCAAGCTGAAAGGTCTCTGACACAAATGCTCAGGGAGACCAGgctgcacaaaataaataaaatcgagacatacacaataaaaacaacagcaagaaaaaaactaaagcaaaaacacacaaaacaaaaacaattaaattctgACCTTATCCAAGTAAAATGTGTCCTGCCTTCAGCATTATTTATACGGCCCCTGAATTGTAACCTCATCAATTATTGTTCCAGTTTACTCTTTTCATTTGGTATCCTGTTAATATCTGTATTTCTTGTATAAATCTCTTTGCATTCTGTACTTCTCCACTAGTGACTTGGGAAACTATGATTTTAATGTCTCTACAAAGAGGAGTTAGGTCAGCAGAGACCTCATTGCATATCTGCTGGAGGTGCATATGTAGGCATCTTAATGAATGGTTTCTTCAAAATCTGTGCATTACTACTTTTTTCATATACAACACACACTTTAACATGTACTTTCAAGTTTCTGTCGTCTTTCCAATTTCACAATGAATTTTCAGCACAACCTTTtctaaataatacattataatgtATACATGTGCTTCACTTTTgaacacacattaaaaatgaccccACAGTTAAACCCACATCTATCATGTCACAGTATGAAAGTACACAGTGCAGTATGACAGTACAGTATGATGCAGTAAACAGTGCGCTATAGACAGAAACCATCCCAACCGTAGACTtggaattttgaaaaaatatctAAGAAAAGCgtaaataaaacagcaagaCACAAGCGAGTTCTGTCTGATTGAACCTTCTGCATTGCTGGTAAGAGCCGGCTCTTTACCATTTGCACAAGGGCCAGAGGAACCTCCGCTCTTGCTTTTGATGAGCACTCATTTGGAATAGGGGCTTGATCATCAATACCCGACTCTTCATAAAACGCAAGCTCTTACAATCTTTAATGGTTTGCACTGGTTTCATAAATTCCACAACTCAAGTGCGTCATCCACCTGCACTTGCATATTACTACACAGTCAATGGCTCAACCATTATAATGTGAGCATTATACAAATTTAGTTCACCGGTGTATTAACAAACCATTAAATGGCACAACCCTGTCAGCAGAATTTGAGAAAAGCTATTACACCATTTCATAATGTCATACAGAAGCAAAAGAAGCCACACACCATTCAAGCACAACGTATACCATCTTTCAGATTGTGGGGTTTGATCTCGTTTCAAAGGGAGAACTTCAGACTTGCTTGCCATTTCATCTGCCACAAACAGATTTCAGAGATTTTCAGATTTCTGCTTCTTGCAAAATGACCAGTGTGGTTGCTGGAGGACAAATCTGTTGTGGCTTAAATAGATCATGTAAACATCTGAAAGCATATAGAGTATGACTATGAAAGTGTAAAACATTGAACCGAAAACTAAtacattcagctttttttcccacatCACCGCCATTTCCAACACAAACTGTATACATGCCGTGACTAGAATACCTTGATAAACCTTCAGACGTGAGCTGCGATCTCAGACTTCTGTACGGAGACCCAGAGGTGCACGACTGCCCCACTCATTTCAGCACAATCTGCTGAAGGAGGCATATGCTAATTTGTACACATTATTGGCCAAGACAGAAAGCGCACACATCTTCTATGGGGATGATAGTGGGTTTCCATAAAGGAAgtgtttctgaaagaaaaaatagaaaagtgtTCTCAATCGCATTCCATGGAAAGCCACTGTAAATACTTGTTTTTCCTTCAGCTACTACTTATTACTTAGAATATTAGCACAATAACCTGAGTGCCAGAACAATCCCATTTTACATCACTGAATATATTGTGGAATATTTTTAGAGATGCAAAAAAATGGCTGGAGcactgctatggactggcgtgccatccagggtgtgctccTTCTAGCCTAGCGCCAAgtgattccaggacaggctccggaccaccacaaccctgacaaggacaagtagGTAACAAAAGTGACTGAGTGTGTAAATAAGGGCTTAATTAAGGTAAGTGGTCGGTTGGAATAAAGACAAGCATACAAATGAGGTTTTGCTGTTTGCTGTTGACTGAATTAATCACACAGTTCAAACCATCAacttttttcattcatgttcGGTTTTTGCACTAAGAAAAATGTCGCAGTGTATTTACACAATTACCCACTAAAActtaaaaatggaataaattaatattaaatatcatttacatgaatctttatttcttaatttttaacagGCTGTGCaagtatgtaataataattagtcAGCGAAAGCAATGACCACTTAAGTATTTTAAGAGTAATAAGTAAAAAACATCTTTGCATGTCTTTCACTTTCACAGATATTACATTACTACTAGAGATATTTCATACACATAACAGCACACATTTTGTTTACTAATAAGTGAAAATAAGTGATGCTTATTCTGTCACATCAAACTAAATTCAATCAATAACACAATAACAAAACAGTGTGACAACTGAGagctcttttctgttttcatcttcTAATATAATTCAAAAGGCATTTTTTGCAAGCAGTTGAGGGAGTGGTGAGCTCCGCAATTTGTTCAGCAAATAATGGTTAGTTAAGTACTGGTTTCATAGAGGGCCGAGACACGCTGTGCGCTGCTGCGCTGCCAAGGGAAGCTTTGCAGATGTTTAGCTGAAGACCACCTACTGCCACAGCGGAAAACACTTGATCTTAAAATGAGATGTGGAGCTTTCAGGGAAACATGATAAAGTTCATCTGCACTGACATTCTAATCCATTAAAAGGCTGCATTGATTTCTTCCGGGAGCTTTTGCACCGTGGAGAAAGGTAATGCTTCCCtataaaactttaaaagtgTTCATGAAGCTTTAGACTATCACAAATGATCATCATTGAGCTGGGCTTTGAGTCTTACAAACTTACTCAGAAGTTTGAATACTTATTTCTTCAATTTGATTATTGTGACCTCAAGACAATGGCATTCGGAggttaatggaaaaatatatattcttctGTATCTTTATTATAGCTCATACAGTTCTTCAAGCCCTTTTAAAGCAGAGGGTTTCCGGTTTTATTTCAAACATTATTTAATCAATCAATAATTTTGCAACATGTATTATAGACATAGACATAGATGGACAAAAGAATGATCCTGCCGTCTTACTAAATTGATTCAGTCATGCTTCCTGATACCCAAAAAGACACcacaaaaaaatccattctACATATGTGCTCATGAGAAATAGCCATCTATAGTTTAGCGCTGGCCTTAATACGATGAAAGTGGGGCATATCACATCAGAAAAGATTATGctttttacagaaaacacaaattacatttgcttgaTGCAGTTCATCTATTAACAGAATTACCATTAATTCCAGTATATTCCCACAAACCAAAGATTTACAAAGAGAAGGCTTGAACAAACAGGTTAAACATATCTAAATTAGCAGGGCAGATGTTTACTACTGCcttcataaataataattatattttgtaaaatgaCGATAAGAACAACTAAATCACTGGTCTCATTTGATTCTACAGGTTTTTAATCTTTAAAGTATTGAGCTGATAAATAATGAATCTACTAATACTTTGAATGAAAAGTAAGaaagtaaactgaaaaacagagacAAACATATCTGCTTCCATGCAACAAGAATTTAGGAAGCAACATATTCCAGCGCAGAGACAGTCTAATAGTGTAACTCCAGGGATATTCAAAAGGTTTCCATTAGCACTTTAGTATACAGTAtaagtactgtacattattttaattcGTGTGATTATTGCAAAAAATATGCTATACAGAACATAATATGAAGTAACACAGTAATACTATAATACTACACTGTGCAGTTTAATATTAGAACTATCATTATTCTGAAAGTCACCTCTATACTATAAAAAttgaggaaaagggaaaaaaaaaaaaaaaagagtagatGTGTGTTGGGTTACCAGTTACATGTAGTCCTTGGACATGCAGGATGCTAATAATGTTTATCTGCTGAGGGTCGCTCGTCTCCTTAGAGCACTCAGCCCTCACCCAGCCGGGCTGCTCTGACAGTGGGGGCCATGTTCCGCTCCCCTCCCACTTAAGTGCGGCAAATATGTCAACACAAGGCTTAATAGCCCTTTAATGGTACCAGTTGTGATTGCCCTGTATGGAGCTAATGATGCTGTAATTAAACACTCTTTAAAAGAATGCACATTAAACCTGATCCGTGTCAATAATGAATAttcaaattgctttaaaaagtttatttagaAACATTAAAACTGCTACTTTTATTATGCAAATGCTACTTACCTCGCTTTATTCAGATTATGATTTATAATTGCTTCATTGCCCCACGGTATTATCAATGTTAAATTGtacaagaaatatatttttaacatgcagtttatgtattttaagtAACAATATGGACAGAGGGACATTACAAAAGATGCATCAACACAGCACTGCAGAAATGGGGTACTGTGAGAATCATACAGGCAGCTGAATGTGCACTATCCACAATGAGGGTTCGCCTGGTCACTGGCGATTACTCAGCACCACATCCATGCTGGGCCACTGCTGTGACACAGGGAGAGCGGCTCGCTCCAGGCATCAGCAGTGACAAATGGGAGGGCAAGGCAGAGAGCAGGCAGTCAATGTCCCACCTCTCGCCGCGTGACAAAGGGGGAAATTAAAGGCAGCCCTTCAGGACGGAGATGTTCGCCTTCCTATTTCTGAGTTCATCTCCTCCGGCGGTTTGCCATGCAATGCTCTCATGTGACATGGGAGAATCTTCTGCACCAGTAATAACAGTAAGTATATTTCAGCTTTAATCCTCGTACATTATACTTTGGCGTTAAAAGTGGGTCACCCTTAGAACATCATAGTAACGGACTTCCTCCCTTTTAATTCAGTTGACCTTTGGCAGCTCCACACAATCCTGGCATCTTTGAAAGGATTCATTAAAGACAGTGATGAACACACAAAACTCCCTTTCGACCATTTCACCATTTCATTCtcacatgtttatttattcattttgctgacgctcttctctaaaaaaaaaaaaaaaaaaaaaaaacatacaatattaGGCTTAGATAATGAGCTTTTTGCAATAAGCTACCCATCTACAGAGCCGGGAAATTCGTTACACTATTCAGTGTCAATACCTTGCTTTAGGGAATTAGAGCagaattcaaacccaagtccttcgaTCAAAAATCTGCAGCTCTATTATTACCTGTTATTGGCGTTTTTGGTTTGGCTGTGGTTGTAGTTCCGTTATATCACCTCAGTACCCAGAGGCACTTTGAAACCAGCGATGAGCAGCAGGGGAGGGCCTTACCTTCTTCACTCCTCTGCTGAAAAACGACTGGGCAAAGACTTCAAAGAGCCTGTTGAGCCGCCCCACCCCGGTGACAGTGACGCTTCCTTTCTGAAAGAACTCGGTCCTGCAACACAAAAAGGATGCAAAAGCACAGCTCACAATGCAGCATCCAAAAGCCCAGGACAAACAGAAGTATCTAAACCCCCAGACACCACTGCCACATGCAAGCTTTGTTTTCCATCACACCACTGTTCTGAGTTAActcacataaaagaaaaaaatgggcGAACATATCACATATATTGAGTTAATAACCACCTCGGACTGTGACAAatgcttaaataaaaacataaaggtCGCCGGAGCGTTATATCTCACAGTGTTTGTGTGACAAGCTGTAATATTTCTGAAGTTCTGGAGACTCATGGCCTCTTCATCCTCCAGCCGTGGCCCGAAGGGGGCCGTTGCACTGTTCTCAGAGGGATGTGTAAACAAGCGATGAGAACAGATAGGTGCTCGTCCCCTTGCCTTCCAACCACCTCGCTGGAGGCTGTGCTGCCAGAACTCCTCGCTACGCTGTGTTAACGTATTGGCTTTTGGAGTCGTAAACTCCTCGGCGATGACGGCTCACACAAATCCAGAGAGGATGTTGGAGGAAGGAGCGAAACACAAGCGGAGATGACACTGCACCCCATGAGCACCGCAAATAGATGGTGCTCAGCCTTTATCGCAGCTGCACGCCGCGCTGGGCAGGACGCACGGTACACTGGATGGGACATTAGCCTTCACTCATCATTTTCATTCTTTACTTAGCAGATCTTTTGTCCAAGACCCCTTATAATGTTACCTCCGCACAAAGAAAGTGTGTGGCAAAGTGTGTGCGTACATCCACATCAAACGAAACGTGAACCAGGAATTTCAAAGTGTACTCTCCTCACTGGCTCCTTGTTTTCTGAGTGGCAGCAGAGCTTGACTTAAAGAGCCTCATTAACAAAAATGCCCTACATCCACTTTCCTCCCCTATCTAGCAAATGTGCTAAACTTGCTAAGTATGTTTCTAAGACAGGTATTGGGGCCATACAATATAGCTCCTGCAGGAGAAACATCACTTTTAGTGCTGTCATAACGTGGCATGCAACAGAACGTTTTAGTGCAACCAACCCCCGATTAAAGGGCCGCCCACTCTGGATAGCAGCGCCTTACTTTCCCCACAAGGGGACTATAAGCCTTTTAAGTGGGACCACTGGCTTTATGGAGCTTATTCCAGGGATGTGCTTGTCGGATACCCATTAGCGACAAAGAGCCTTTAAAGTTCAGAGCTACTTGGCTTGGTAAAGCTCGActcattaacacattttttccccacgcAAACAACATACTTCACAAATGACATCTAAAATCATTCACTTGTCCTTgctgacactgacactgacacacacacacacacaatgggcctGGGGATTGCCAGGAAATTAGCCCTGACTCTTACACTGCTTCTTCCACTTTGCTCCTTAGAGTTTGCGACTTGACGGCTGACTGAGTTAAAACATCTGCCTCTCCGCTTCTTTCTGTGACGGACAGCACGTGACCAGTTACAGAGTGGATGACATGATGACTGGGGCACGAGAGAACACAGATCAATGCGCCAATCAATATCTGAACTCATAAAAATGGTTTCAACAATGAAGTAAACCCAGTGAGAAGCATTCAATACTAATGATACCAGAGTGGATGTCTGCAcctaatatatttaaaatccTTCCGAGGGGAATACACACAGACGTCTGTGTAACTGTatacaaaatgtgacaaatttgcttaaaaaaagggtggcacagtaagtagtactgctgtctcacagcgcctgggtggtgtgagaggacttgggtttgatccccgctcagtctgtgtggagtttgcatgttctccctgtgtctgcgtgggtttcctcccacagtgcaaagacatgctgttcaggttcccccatagtgtgtgtgttccgctgatgtatggatgagtgacccagcgtaagtagtgtatctagcagtgtaagtcactgcggtgaataaggtgtgtgggctggtaacaccacatagagttcattggaagctgcttttgagaaaagcatctgctaaataaataaacgtaaaaaaaaGCTGACCAGGAAAAGCTATAATGGAAAGTGAGTTGTTGTCCAAATAGATAAGCTGTGAAATATTGCTTATTCTGTAGACCGTACTCTAAACGCATACTGTATTTGACTACGAAATGCAAACTTAAAAAAAGAGACGtgaaacgtaaaaaaaaaagtagcataACACAGTAACTTTCCTGAATGAAAATGACTTACATagtgccatctgctggccaCAAATGTTGTCTTGCCTTCTCAAATTCTAGGGTTATAGAATCAGTGTCATCACACCACTGTTTCCAgtctgcccccctccccattccCAGTTATTCAACCGGAAATGCTGGTGCAGGACAGCATTTGAGACTTGGATCTGTCGGTGGTAACACACAATCAGTGTGACACAAACGCCATACCCCAGATGGAATCTTCTGAAACTGGAAAACTGACACAAGAAACTTACTACCTATTGCAAATTACCAGTTCAGTTAATATGTTATTTAGTCAAAAGGAAATGCTAACGGCTTTGAGCATAACATATGCACTAAGTGGTCCAGAGGTGAAAGAGGctggaacaaaaagaaaagggcATACAAGGACTTAAATAGTGAAGCAAAGCTATGACAATTAACTTAATTACAGGTTTCTGGAATTGCAGATGTATTTGACTGTTCAAGTTTAACACACACCGACAAAGCACACTCTCGGCAGCAACTAATGCTGCAGTTTTCTAGAGTGGACCCTTTACTTCCAATGCCTTCCACAAGCCTGACCCTATAGTGTCGCATTCCTCATGCGGTCCTTTGTTATTCATCACCCTTGACGTTTGCATGAAACTCTTAAAGATGCCCGACACATCTCTGCAGAAAATGCCAACCCTCTTTAGTGTAAAAATGATCAGAACCAGCAAGACATGCTAAAATAACTTCATTAGGAGTAATGAATTTTAACCCTCCTGGAGGAGTAAAAGGAAGCTCGGCTGCCACGCATGAATGATCAGAGAAAGACACGTACAGCATCGCAAACAGCAGCATGCTATGTTTGCCTTGATGGTGATGCAAGTGTGGAAAAGGGCATAAGACAAGCAAATTACCATAAATGCTGCAATGTAAACATAATGCAATTGTCATGTAGGACACGTACCAGTTGGGGTTTGCTGAGCTTTCTTTGAAAACGGATACCTCCTGTAGGGTTGCGTACTGGGTCCAGGTAAGGCAGCGGCTCTTGATGTTCATGGTTCTTTTCTTCAAGTCTAACCAGGATTCCTCCTCCAGATACACATTGTCCACGTTCATGAGGTGCACCTGGATGGAAGCAACACACCCGTGATAACGGAGATCGGGGGTGGGGGATCTGAAATGTCAGGCTTTTGGTGGGTACCATGcgtcacataaaaatgtatcTCTGTAACAGCAGGTGTGTGACTGCTTCGAACTAAAGGCAGCCTGGAACTGAGTGACATTTTCAAAGTTAGTACTCATGGCGAGTTGGAAATTTTGTTCTGTACGCcttaatgtaaacat
This window harbors:
- the LOC108936761 gene encoding PRELI domain-containing protein 2-like, with protein sequence MVITIEIRKIYKYPFDRVVDMHLNKYPTPLEEHVRGIETVEEKKDHISGIVYRKRIATCNNVLPGILRKVHLMNVDNVYLEEESWLDLKKRTMNIKSRCLTWTQYATLQEVSVFKESSANPNWTEFFQKGSVTVTGVGRLNRLFEVFAQSFFSRGVKKSVHIMETILEQKFGRPCS